The following proteins come from a genomic window of Methanothermobacter sp.:
- a CDS encoding replication factor C large subunit: protein MAWTEKYRPKTFNEMVGNKKAIEEIKEWIKEWKDGKPQPPLLLVGPPGTGKTTLAHIIGSHFSDTLELNASDKRSYDTLINIIGEASTAKSLFNDNFKLIILDEVDGIHGNEDRGGVRAINKIIKESKHPIVLTANDPYSKKLQTIKPACKIINIRKAHPNSIAAYLKRICEKENIEADPKILRELAKRSHGDLRSAINDLEAMAKGEKKIGTELLEAGEKDVFPGLFDAIRAILKSKNIRHIKEAMQIDEDPQLLLEFTAENIPREYEKPHEIKKAYNHLSRADIFFGRATQTRDYIYWRYASEHIGVGVALSKDKTYRKFTRYAGPGSFRFLGRTRTKRQIIENLAEKISRKLHISKKVAITTLPYLKIILEDEKTAQEIKKYLELTDEEYKILKGKRKQRKSRKTKPKKIEKGDPPRREKQTTLLQFK from the coding sequence ATGGCATGGACTGAAAAATACCGCCCCAAAACATTCAATGAAATGGTTGGAAACAAAAAAGCCATCGAAGAAATAAAAGAATGGATCAAAGAATGGAAAGATGGCAAACCGCAACCTCCACTCTTACTAGTAGGACCCCCAGGGACAGGGAAGACAACACTAGCCCACATCATAGGATCCCACTTCTCAGATACATTAGAGCTTAACGCCAGTGACAAAAGATCCTATGATACCCTAATAAACATTATAGGAGAAGCATCAACTGCTAAATCACTATTCAATGATAACTTTAAACTCATCATACTAGATGAAGTTGATGGCATCCATGGAAACGAAGACCGTGGAGGAGTCCGTGCAATAAACAAGATAATAAAAGAATCAAAACATCCCATCGTCTTAACAGCCAATGATCCCTACAGTAAAAAACTCCAAACAATAAAACCAGCTTGTAAAATCATCAACATTAGGAAGGCACACCCAAACTCAATAGCAGCATATCTCAAAAGGATCTGCGAAAAAGAGAACATCGAAGCAGACCCTAAAATCCTAAGAGAACTTGCAAAAAGATCACATGGGGATCTAAGATCCGCAATAAACGACTTAGAAGCCATGGCAAAAGGGGAAAAAAAGATCGGAACAGAACTCCTAGAAGCTGGTGAAAAAGATGTTTTCCCGGGCCTATTCGATGCCATAAGAGCCATCTTAAAGAGTAAAAACATTAGGCATATAAAAGAGGCCATGCAAATCGACGAAGACCCCCAACTATTACTTGAATTCACAGCAGAAAACATCCCAAGAGAATACGAAAAACCCCACGAAATAAAAAAAGCCTATAATCACTTATCTCGCGCTGACATATTCTTCGGAAGAGCAACACAGACAAGAGATTACATATACTGGCGCTACGCATCAGAACATATAGGAGTGGGAGTAGCCTTATCAAAAGATAAAACCTATAGAAAATTTACAAGATATGCAGGCCCCGGATCATTCCGATTTCTCGGAAGGACAAGAACCAAACGCCAAATAATAGAAAACCTGGCAGAAAAGATTTCAAGAAAGCTCCACATATCAAAAAAGGTTGCTATCACAACACTCCCCTACCTCAAGATAATCCTAGAAGATGAAAAAACCGCCCAAGAGATTAAAAAGTACTTAGAATTAACAGATGAAGAATACAAGATCCTAAAAGGGAAGAGAAAACAGCGCAAAAGCAGAAAAACAAAACCCAAGAAGATAGAAAAAGGGGATCCTCCACGCCGGGAAAAACAGACAACACTCCTACAATTCAAATAA
- a CDS encoding replication factor C small subunit, with amino-acid sequence MEGPWVEKYRPRTLEEIVGQEHIISRLKRYVEQKSMPNLMFTGPAGVGKTTAALALAKEILGKNWRQNFLELNASDARGIDTVRTNIKNFCRLKPIGAPFRIIFLDEVDNMTRDAQHALRREMEMYTKTAAFILSCNYSSRIIEPLQSRCAIFRFLPLKGHQIKDRLEYIAKKEKLEYEPTALDVIAYLSEGDLRKAINILQAAASLQEKITEDTIYEVVSRARPKDVRRMIKTALKGDFMDARKILREIMVLQGVSGEDMVDQIYQEVSRLAMEGSIEAENYIKFVDSIGEYDFRIREGANPRIQLEALLTTFLRE; translated from the coding sequence TTGGAAGGACCATGGGTTGAAAAATACAGGCCAAGAACACTAGAAGAGATAGTGGGACAAGAACACATAATATCACGGCTTAAACGTTATGTTGAACAGAAGAGCATGCCCAATCTCATGTTCACAGGACCTGCAGGAGTCGGTAAAACAACAGCGGCATTAGCACTCGCCAAGGAAATACTAGGAAAAAATTGGAGACAAAATTTCCTAGAACTCAACGCCTCTGATGCAAGAGGAATAGACACAGTAAGGACAAACATTAAAAATTTCTGCCGCCTAAAACCAATAGGAGCACCATTCAGGATAATATTCCTCGACGAAGTAGATAACATGACAAGAGACGCTCAACACGCCCTGAGAAGAGAAATGGAAATGTACACGAAAACAGCAGCATTCATACTCTCCTGTAATTATTCATCAAGGATAATAGAACCACTACAATCAAGATGCGCCATATTCCGCTTCCTACCACTTAAAGGCCACCAGATAAAAGATAGACTAGAATACATTGCAAAAAAAGAAAAACTAGAATACGAACCAACAGCCCTCGACGTCATAGCATACCTCTCAGAAGGCGACCTTAGAAAAGCCATAAACATACTACAAGCAGCAGCATCACTACAAGAAAAAATAACCGAAGACACAATATACGAAGTCGTCTCAAGGGCCAGGCCAAAAGACGTTCGTAGAATGATAAAAACAGCCCTAAAGGGAGATTTCATGGACGCCAGAAAAATTCTAAGGGAAATAATGGTATTACAAGGTGTGAGCGGAGAAGACATGGTAGACCAAATATACCAAGAAGTTTCAAGATTAGCCATGGAAGGATCCATAGAAGCCGAAAACTACATAAAATTCGTCGATTCCATAGGAGAATACGATTTCAGGATAAGAGAAGGTGCAAATCCCAGAATACAATTAGAAGCACTCCTCACAACATTCCTAAGAGAATAA
- the aroE gene encoding shikimate dehydrogenase, whose translation MITGKTKIIGVIGDPVEHSLSPIMHNAAFNHLNLDYVYVAFHVKKGMAKKAIEAMKTFNIKGLNVTIPHKVHILKYIDKIDETAKLIGAVNTLKLEKGKVWGFNTDGTGCVRALQEVTNLKDKNIIILGAGGASRAIAFQLVSYDIGSLHILNRTPENAKRIAKDMKEKLGIKIFAGGLEHLKEKIKDADILINTTPVGMYPNIDAKPLATADILHKNLIVKDLVYNPPKTRLLKEAEKAGAKTISGIKMLVYQGAESFKIWTGKEAPTSIMEKAILKTIG comes from the coding sequence ATGATAACAGGAAAAACCAAGATCATTGGAGTGATAGGGGATCCGGTAGAACACAGCCTATCACCCATCATGCATAACGCTGCATTCAATCACCTAAACCTAGACTATGTATATGTAGCCTTCCACGTGAAAAAGGGAATGGCAAAAAAAGCGATAGAAGCCATGAAAACCTTTAACATAAAGGGCCTTAATGTTACAATCCCACACAAAGTACACATACTAAAATATATTGATAAAATAGATGAAACAGCAAAACTTATAGGGGCAGTTAACACCCTAAAATTAGAAAAAGGGAAAGTATGGGGTTTCAACACAGATGGTACAGGTTGTGTAAGAGCTCTTCAAGAGGTGACAAATCTCAAAGACAAAAATATCATAATATTAGGTGCTGGTGGCGCCTCAAGGGCCATTGCATTCCAACTAGTCTCCTACGACATAGGGAGCCTACACATTCTCAACAGAACGCCTGAAAACGCCAAAAGAATAGCAAAAGACATGAAAGAAAAGCTAGGAATCAAAATATTCGCCGGCGGCCTAGAACACTTAAAAGAGAAAATCAAAGACGCCGATATACTCATCAACACCACACCAGTTGGAATGTACCCTAATATCGATGCAAAGCCCCTCGCAACCGCGGACATACTTCACAAAAACCTAATAGTGAAAGATTTAGTCTATAATCCGCCCAAGACCAGATTATTAAAAGAAGCAGAAAAAGCAGGGGCCAAAACAATATCAGGAATAAAAATGCTAGTATACCAAGGGGCAGAATCATTCAAAATATGGACAGGGAAAGAAGCCCCCACAAGTATAATGGAAAAAGCAATACTAAAAACCATAGGGTGA
- a CDS encoding RNA ligase partner protein produces the protein MLAKQRFVLDTTAFTDNQLRDMMGAGDLHEAVDKLLDLIARSRIRLNISCHMPPVTYKEFTDYMNRYGCPADILVKAETWIVKKTPNRYDTQIPSQVFFEYVRDIRERMNKGMRISEAAIWEAAVEAMVMASKGVKKSKIEMEVIGGAIKDFRKKYRGALRKGTLDSAPDLDVLLLAKELGAGVVAADEGIQVWAERLGLRFLDALSFPKMLEEYLKYYE, from the coding sequence GTGCTCGCAAAACAAAGATTTGTACTTGATACAACTGCATTTACTGATAATCAGTTGAGGGATATGATGGGCGCTGGGGATCTCCATGAAGCGGTTGATAAGCTCCTTGATCTTATAGCAAGATCTCGTATAAGATTAAATATAAGCTGTCATATGCCCCCAGTAACTTATAAGGAGTTCACTGATTATATGAATAGGTATGGTTGCCCGGCTGATATACTTGTGAAGGCAGAAACATGGATAGTGAAGAAGACACCAAACCGTTATGACACTCAGATACCATCTCAGGTGTTCTTTGAGTATGTTAGGGATATAAGGGAGAGGATGAACAAGGGTATGAGGATTTCAGAGGCTGCCATATGGGAAGCTGCAGTGGAAGCTATGGTGATGGCCTCAAAGGGTGTTAAAAAGAGTAAGATAGAAATGGAAGTGATAGGGGGGGCTATAAAAGATTTCAGGAAAAAATATAGGGGCGCCCTCCGTAAGGGGACTCTTGACAGCGCCCCAGATCTTGATGTTTTATTGTTGGCTAAGGAACTGGGTGCTGGTGTTGTCGCGGCGGATGAGGGTATCCAAGTATGGGCTGAAAGATTAGGTTTAAGATTCCTTGATGCATTATCATTCCCTAAAATGTTGGAGGAATATCTTAAATATTATGAATAA
- the hisS gene encoding histidine--tRNA ligase: MEITRPRGTRDFLFEEMKMRKEVERTLKRVFETYGYHEIKTPIFEDLKLFTLKSGEEIVKQIYHFKDKANRDLALRPELTAPVARLYLNEMRKHPKPIKMYYYGSCFRYERPQAGRFRQFWQFGCELVGAESPQGEAEVIALAVHCLRELGLKEYKLHIGHLGILRGILEDAGIKGELQDRIMGLIDKGDVQELKLHLENVEADESMKNLLLSIIGMEGGLGLLENVKKMVEGCEPALESIDNLRELIRLLDDFKVEEYVLDLGIARGLDYYTGIVFEIYVPSLGAQKQICGGGTYNLIELFSGEKIQSTGFAFGFDRLVAALKKQKDEPFQFAKVFVAPVSDSTRPTAYRIVQELREEGVPSDVDLSGRKLRKILSYADHLNVEKVILVGERDLKDGKVTIKDMKTGSQELVEIDKITEYLKEE, encoded by the coding sequence ATGGAGATAACAAGGCCGCGTGGTACAAGAGATTTCCTCTTCGAAGAGATGAAAATGAGAAAAGAAGTGGAAAGAACCTTGAAACGAGTCTTTGAAACTTATGGTTATCATGAGATAAAAACTCCGATCTTCGAAGATTTGAAACTTTTCACTCTAAAATCTGGGGAAGAGATAGTGAAACAGATTTACCATTTCAAGGATAAAGCGAACAGGGATTTGGCTTTGAGGCCAGAGCTCACAGCACCAGTTGCTAGATTATATTTGAATGAGATGAGAAAACATCCGAAGCCTATAAAAATGTACTATTATGGGAGTTGTTTCAGGTATGAGAGGCCACAGGCTGGTAGGTTCAGACAATTCTGGCAGTTTGGATGCGAACTTGTGGGTGCGGAATCCCCACAAGGGGAAGCAGAGGTGATAGCATTAGCAGTGCATTGTCTGCGAGAGCTTGGCCTCAAAGAATACAAGTTACATATAGGACACCTTGGGATACTCAGAGGCATATTAGAAGATGCTGGGATAAAGGGGGAATTGCAGGATAGGATAATGGGTCTAATTGATAAAGGGGATGTGCAGGAACTTAAACTTCACCTGGAAAATGTAGAAGCAGATGAAAGCATGAAAAATTTGTTATTATCTATTATAGGCATGGAAGGTGGCCTAGGATTGCTTGAAAATGTTAAGAAGATGGTTGAAGGTTGTGAACCCGCCCTGGAGTCTATAGATAATCTCAGAGAGCTTATAAGACTCTTAGATGATTTTAAAGTTGAAGAGTATGTCCTTGATTTGGGGATTGCGAGGGGATTAGACTATTACACTGGCATAGTATTTGAGATTTATGTACCATCTTTGGGAGCCCAGAAACAGATTTGTGGAGGAGGCACATATAACCTCATAGAATTGTTCAGTGGTGAAAAAATCCAATCAACAGGATTCGCCTTCGGATTTGACAGACTAGTAGCCGCTCTCAAAAAACAAAAAGATGAGCCTTTCCAATTCGCAAAGGTTTTCGTGGCGCCTGTTTCGGATTCAACTCGTCCAACGGCTTACAGGATAGTCCAGGAGCTCCGAGAGGAGGGCGTGCCTTCAGATGTTGATCTTTCAGGTCGTAAACTGAGGAAAATATTATCATATGCAGATCATCTCAACGTGGAAAAGGTAATCCTCGTAGGTGAAAGAGACCTCAAAGATGGTAAAGTCACTATAAAAGACATGAAAACAGGCTCCCAAGAGCTTGTAGAAATTGACAAAATAACAGAATATCTAAAGGAGGAATAA
- the hisI gene encoding phosphoribosyl-AMP cyclohydrolase has translation MILNFRHEIGGEKLIIAIAQDKNTKEILMVAYMNKEALERTIETGMAHYWSTSRKKVWLKGESSGHIQKVNEILVDCDMDAIILKVEQKGGACHTGYYSCFYRKLIPPERLENIGQKVFNPEEVYRG, from the coding sequence ATGATTTTAAATTTCAGGCACGAGATAGGCGGAGAGAAGCTTATAATAGCAATAGCACAGGATAAAAATACTAAAGAGATCCTAATGGTAGCCTATATGAACAAAGAAGCCTTAGAACGTACGATAGAGACTGGTATGGCCCATTACTGGAGCACTTCAAGAAAAAAAGTCTGGTTGAAAGGTGAAAGTTCAGGTCACATCCAGAAAGTAAATGAAATACTCGTGGATTGTGACATGGACGCTATAATACTCAAGGTAGAACAAAAGGGTGGAGCATGCCATACCGGATACTACTCTTGCTTTTATAGGAAGTTAATCCCCCCAGAGAGGCTGGAGAATATAGGCCAGAAGGTTTTCAATCCTGAAGAAGTCTATAGGGGATGA
- a CDS encoding PINc/VapC family ATPase, with protein sequence MRIVPDTSVIVDGRITDIVQEEEFKGSEVIIPEAVVSELEYQANRGRETGFNGLEELKNLQELSKEDIISLSFVGRRPTLDEIALAKGGEIDAMIRGTAREHDALLVTSDKVQAEVARAQGLEVVYIQPEVLEYDKLEISKYFDKDTMSVHLKENVVPMAKKGKPGKIKLVKIGSKPLKRSEINRMAREIVERAKSDLKSFIEIEMEGATVVQFREYRISIARPPFSEAMEITAVRPVAKVSLEDYSLSDELMERLRDTAKGIIIAGAPGAGKSTFAQAVAEFFSKELNAIVKTMESPRDLQVGDEITQYAPIERDMQKTADILLLVRPDYTIYDELRKTRDFRIFADMRLAGVGMVGVVHATRPIDAIQRIIGRVELGMIPSIVDTTIFIEDGKIKAVYDISLTVKVPTGMVEADLARPVIEIRDFETGDLVYEIYTYGEQTIVMEVSSVAGRKTPAQLIVEREIEKEFSKRLPPGKFKVELESDERAKVWVEEKYIPQIIGKKGKTIEEIENSIGIGINIEPLKKVEEKGLIKVPVDISGNYVVLEFGKDSIGVSYDILLDEEYLFTATVGKKGTIRIKKDIELAEMILEAVKKGVPIKARVRSET encoded by the coding sequence ATGAGAATAGTCCCAGATACAAGCGTTATCGTGGATGGTAGAATCACAGACATAGTACAGGAAGAGGAATTCAAGGGGAGTGAAGTTATAATACCAGAGGCGGTAGTTTCAGAACTAGAATATCAAGCTAACAGGGGGCGCGAAACTGGATTTAACGGTTTGGAAGAGCTTAAAAACTTGCAAGAGTTGAGTAAGGAGGATATAATCTCCCTGAGTTTCGTTGGTAGAAGACCCACACTAGATGAGATAGCCCTCGCAAAGGGTGGTGAAATAGATGCCATGATAAGGGGCACAGCCAGGGAACACGATGCCCTACTAGTTACAAGTGACAAGGTACAGGCAGAAGTTGCAAGAGCACAAGGACTAGAAGTAGTATACATACAACCAGAAGTCCTAGAATATGATAAACTCGAAATAAGCAAATACTTCGACAAGGACACAATGTCAGTCCACCTAAAAGAGAACGTTGTCCCCATGGCAAAAAAGGGAAAACCAGGAAAAATAAAACTTGTCAAGATAGGGTCCAAGCCACTTAAACGTTCAGAAATCAATAGGATGGCCCGTGAAATAGTTGAAAGGGCTAAAAGCGACTTGAAAAGTTTCATTGAAATAGAAATGGAAGGTGCCACAGTCGTACAATTCCGCGAATATAGGATATCTATTGCAAGACCCCCATTTTCAGAGGCCATGGAGATAACAGCTGTAAGACCAGTTGCAAAGGTTTCACTGGAAGATTATAGCTTATCGGATGAACTAATGGAACGTCTAAGGGACACAGCTAAGGGTATAATAATCGCCGGGGCCCCAGGCGCTGGTAAAAGCACGTTTGCCCAGGCGGTGGCCGAATTTTTCAGCAAGGAGTTGAATGCCATAGTCAAGACTATGGAATCCCCAAGGGATTTACAGGTAGGGGATGAGATAACACAATATGCTCCAATAGAAAGGGATATGCAAAAGACTGCTGACATACTACTTCTTGTAAGACCAGATTACACAATATATGACGAGCTACGGAAAACAAGGGACTTTAGGATATTTGCTGATATGCGCCTTGCAGGTGTGGGCATGGTTGGAGTGGTCCATGCCACAAGGCCCATAGACGCCATTCAGAGGATAATAGGACGAGTAGAACTTGGAATGATACCATCAATAGTAGATACAACCATATTCATCGAAGATGGGAAGATAAAAGCAGTTTATGACATTTCGTTGACGGTTAAAGTGCCAACTGGGATGGTGGAAGCGGACCTTGCAAGGCCGGTTATAGAAATCAGAGATTTTGAAACAGGAGATTTAGTATATGAGATTTATACTTATGGTGAACAGACCATAGTAATGGAAGTTTCTAGTGTAGCTGGAAGGAAAACTCCAGCTCAGTTAATAGTTGAGAGAGAAATTGAAAAGGAGTTCAGCAAACGGTTACCCCCTGGTAAATTCAAGGTCGAACTCGAATCTGATGAGAGGGCAAAGGTATGGGTTGAGGAAAAATATATACCCCAGATCATAGGCAAGAAGGGTAAAACCATCGAAGAGATCGAAAATAGTATAGGAATAGGCATTAACATAGAACCTCTCAAAAAGGTAGAGGAAAAGGGTTTGATAAAAGTTCCAGTGGACATATCCGGGAATTATGTGGTACTAGAATTTGGTAAAGATTCTATAGGAGTATCCTATGATATACTACTAGATGAAGAATATTTGTTCACAGCTACTGTAGGTAAAAAAGGCACTATAAGGATAAAAAAGGATATTGAATTGGCAGAGATGATATTAGAGGCTGTTAAAAAGGGTGTGCCAAT